In one window of Gymnogyps californianus isolate 813 chromosome 9, ASM1813914v2, whole genome shotgun sequence DNA:
- the CLDN2 gene encoding claudin-2 has translation MVSMGLQLLGYAVAFLGYIGTLTATLLPSWKTSSYIGSSIVTAVSFTKGLWMECATYSTGITQCDIYSSLLNLPADIQAAQALMVSSCAISSLACLLTVVGMRCTVFSQGSPGKDRVAVAGGAVFILGGLLCFIPLVWNIHVVLRDFHNPILPDSTKFELGEALYLGIISSLLSLVGGFILCTSSCPARDPMATYTSTYQPRLLKGKSPQPSVSQTQKTKSELNSYNLTGYV, from the coding sequence ATGGTCTCCATGGGGCTCCAGCTGCTAGGCTACGCCGTGGCCTTCCTGGGCTACATCGGCACGCTGACGGCCAcgctgctgcccagctggaaGACCAGCTCCTACATCGGCTCCAGCATCGTGACAGCCGTGAGCTTCACCAAGGGGCTGTGGATGGAGTGTGCCACATATAGCACGGGCATCACCCAGTGCGACATCTACAGCTCCCTGCTCAACCTGCCCGCTGACATCCAGGCGGCCCAAGCTCTGATGGTGAGCTCCTGTGCCATCTCCTCCCTCGCCTGCCTCCTCACCGTTGTGGGCATGAGGTGCACCGTTTTCAGCCAGGGCTCACCGGGCAAGGACCGGGTGGCGGTGGCGGGCGGTGCTGTCTTCATCCTTGGGGGGCTGCTCTGCTTCATCCCGCTCGTGTGGAACATCCATGTGGTGCTGCGGGATTTCCACAACCCCATCCTCCCTGACAGCACGAAGTTCGAGCTCGGGGAGGCACTTTACCTGGGCAtcatctcctccctcctctcccttgtCGGCGGCTTCATCCTCtgcacctcctcctgccctgcccgcgACCCAATGGCCACCTACACAAGCACCTACCAGCCCCGGCTGCTGAAAGGCAAGAGCCCCCAGCCCTCTGTCAGCCAGACGCAGAAGACCAAGAGTGAGCTCAACTCCTACAACCTGACAGGATACGTGTAG